A window of Fusarium verticillioides 7600 chromosome 7, whole genome shotgun sequence genomic DNA:
CTCTCTGTCAAAGGACCCAAGGACATCGTCGGCAAGGAGAGACTATCTGGTTTGGCAGCTGAAGTGGGACTGATCGATGTTGTGCGGTGGAAGCCCAAACAGGTACATACATCTTCTGTCCGCAGTAACTCGACTAACGTGCTGTAGGTTCAAAAACTCCGAGCTTCTGGTGCCGATGTCGTGCTCAACGgtgccatcatggccatcatcgGTGCCATCACATTACAGCATGGAGCAGTGGTGGCATCACAGGTTATCAGAGAGAGGATATTGTCAAGACTACAGGATTGAGCATGGTGAGTGGGTTAATCTGTATCATATCTGTACCATAGAAGGTCTGGACCTGTACATGACAGTCTGCATGCTTGATTCAAGCCGATTAAAGACCATATCATCGTTCATAAAgcccagcaacaagaagcatcCATTTACGCACATATTCTGTCTAATGAACAAAGATCTATCGCTGAATTAGGCGCTCCAGTGACTGCAGGGCCATGGATGCACAGGGGTTGCACAAACTGAAGAGACGCAAATGTTGATCAATTGACTGGAGACCGTATTGCTTACCTACCACTGTCCtgtgaagcttggcaagatATAGGGATTCACGGATCTTCAGAGACTCAAGGTAGAACTTCACATGTACATTGCCAAAGAGGCACATCTCAATTAAGATCGCTTAATCTTTCCATTGGTTCAAGTCGAAAGACTTCTAAGCGACGACTGCATTCGGTAGGATCCGTCAAAAAGAGGAAGTATGTCTAGTCGGTTCTGTTTTAAAAATATTGTGGTGAGAACTGACATGAGTGAGATCAACATTTTCAATGGGCACTGATGATCTACACTCAATAAGAGTATCATCAATAAAATGGCAATATAGCTGCTCGGATACATTGCATAAGCTTGCTTATGATACCATTTTGTCAGCTGTGATCTTGTTCCGAAGTGAGCCCAAGAATGGcattgagatgaaggctCATCATACCACAATGTTCACGgaagaaaatgaagaaaaaaGTGCACTATTTGCTTTGGAGGCTCTCAACTACGGAAAGCTCACTTATTTATCACGCATGCTTTCGTCATTCTTACTCCGTGTAACGCACCACATTCATTAGTACTAGGCTATAGTATTTTAAAGCGGCTTAAACCTgctctcatctcatgatGAGTGAATGAACATTTGGTACAGGTTAACATCTCTGATAAGATTCCAGATTGCCGTCCCCATTAAGCCTAACGCCGGTGTAAAGGTGTGaatctcaacaccaaaattGTCTTACAATTTAATCACGAGAGCCTCTTCCACATGACCATAATCACCCAACTCATAATATGACTTTAAtcgctttctcttctcatcatcgttaactcaccaaaaccaccaacatGCCTCGGAAAGCACCTATTCACCACTATTCATATCGCTCCCTAATCATCCCACCAATCCTCctagcagcagcaaccatcgtcgctctcttcctccactCAGACGTCAACTTTGCTCTTCTCTGGTCCCAATGCCACTCCCACGCTCGTCTCCCAGGCGTTAGCCGCATACCAGGTCTGGGAACACCTCTATGCtatctcatcagcttcttccgCGCTGCGCTTCTCTCACTGCGCAGTCGCACCGTCATGGGCGTTGTTCTAGCATTTATCGGCGGTCTCTTGACAGTGAGCACTGTCGAATCAGCGCGTATCTGCAATGCGCCAAATGCTCTCATCGCGTATCCTACTGGTCCGTGGTTGGTGTTTGATCTTGTGGGTGGTGCTGTCGTTTGGGAGCTTGTTATTATTCCTGCGTTTCTGCATCGTGCGAGAAGTGTGTCTCTTGACTTCCCCACAGTGTCTCCACAGTGCCATATACTGTCACCCTTTATAAAGAAACTGCAGGGGTAGAGTGCTCAGGTTTTATTTTCCTTCTACATtcacaccaccaccatcacacTACCACCACAATCTGCACCCCATCAATCCACAGTTCATCAACCCTTGTCCATCAACCCTGTCCATCAAACATCTCCCCcatcccatcatcatcatcagattTCATGATGGACAACAATTCCAGTGCCCCCACTATCCCAGGTGCTGGGTCGCTCCCCCCGCCATTTGACCAGGTTGAGAATCATCTCGGTCAGGCTATTGTCATCGCTGTCGATCAAGCTGTCGCTCGCGCTACGTCTGAAACTTGGGATGCAAAGCTCCAAACCATGCGAACTCAGCTCGCCAACGAACTTACTGTCGCTATCAACGACGTCGTTCACAACGCTCTCAAGGGCCCTCTCGAGGAGTGGCTGAAGGATCGCAAGTCCATGGATTTTCGCCTTCGAAACCTTGAAGCCGCCCAGCGCTAAGGTGTGTATCTATTATTAAATCATAGATGATGGTTGCTAACTCTGTTTTCAAGCCGCTACTCAACTATCACTATCGCTTAATGACAAGGTCTATCATTTTCTTTATTGAAGTCAACTCCCagttcatcttctggacCGTTCTGTACTGGATGTTGGTGGAGGTTGGGTGGCGGGTTCCTTTGACAACAATCACCACCTCCTTTGTTGTTGGACCTGGCGCTAGGACGTGCGTTGGGTGGATATACCGAGAAGCTCATTCATCACGACAATGAGCAAGACAATGGAGACAACGCTCAAACAGCAGATGAGGAGACACCTTTGTTGCAATGACGATACCATGATATTACTTTTATAGCCCTAATTCCTAGACATGCTTCATGACTGAGATCTTGAGCGTGACTGaactcaagatcttgaacgtACGCACAAGAAGAGTTCTTCAGGCTGCTGCAACTGTATATACCGAGTCCTGTACCCAAGTAGACCAAGCATCTCAAGATCACACCTTCACAAGGCATCAATGGATCCTGGCACTACCAACAGACTAGCCTGCCGACGGATAAACCGCTGGGACGTACCCCACGTCAAatacatcatccatcatgatctCGGCCGTTTCACGCCCGGATTTCAACGTCCGAGGAGGGGGGAAACTACATTTGGAGCCAAGCGTCTCGGCAAGACTTGATCAGGCAGGTCAGTAGGCACAAGCTCATCTGACTGGATGCACAACATGTCGACTACTTAAATTCTCCCGAAGCTCCCGCTGGTGAGAAGTAGTCTATGATTCGATGATACCCTGCATCGTTTGATGCCTTCTCCGCAGCTGCGGCCCCTCCCCCAGGTTTTAGCGGCGAGCCCCTCTTCCGGGGCGGCTAATAGAACCCCGGGAGAACAGGACAGGAGCTGTAGTTAGTAGGTAGCTGCGGGAGCTGGAGGAACGGGGGATACATACCCGACACATGACACAGAGACAATAACGCAACCCCTCGATTGCTTTGTCTCTTGTTTTTATTCCCTCTCTTTTGGAATTCTCACGTTTTGACTGTTTTGTCGTCTTGTTTGGATACACAGGCCTCGAAAGTTCGGCACTCGAGGTCACGGAGCTAAGCGATCCACTCGTTCCGGTCTCGCAATCGCTCTCATGATTCTTTAATCATGGCATCCCAAATGCTTCGCCCGCTGGCCTCGTCCGCGGTCCCAGCGTCAGCTTCCGAGCTGTGCGCCTCGTCCTTCTTTATCCAGAAGCAATTGAAAGGATATCGAGTCCAAGGTAGGCTTTTCCGACTGTCGAAGCTCATAGCTAATGAGCTTCAGATGTCCTCTCTCGTCGCAAGCAATGGCACAGCACCGTGAGAGCTTCACCTCGACAGCACGCTCTTGTCGCAGACGTCCCCAAGTCTCTCGCACTGATCCACCATGCTTCTGCGCCTCCTCGCAAATATTCCACCGTGGTTCTTCCCAAGACAACTCCCTATGATCATCTCGTCGTCGGTGTCCCAACCGAGATCTTCCCTGGGGAGCGCCGTGTAGCTCTCACGCCTGCTAATGTTGCACTCCTCAAGAAAAAGGGCTTCAAGCAGGTTCTCGTTGAACGTGGTGCCGGTACATCTGCTGATTTTCTTGATGCCGCTTATGAGAAAGCCGGCGCAACTCTTGTCAATGGTCCCAAGGAAGTCTGGTCCAACTCAGACAttgttctcaaagtccgcGGTCCCGGTCTTGGAGAGGTTGAATCCATGAAAGAAGGCCAAACCATCATTTCGTTCCTCCAGCCCGCTCAGAACAAAGAACTCGTCGAAAAGATTGCCGCTCGAAAAGCTACCAGTTTCGCCATGGACATGATTCCCCGTATCTCCCGAGCCCAGGTCTTTGATGCCCTGAGCAGCATGGCCAACATTGCCGGCTACAAAGCTGTTCTCGAAGCGTCCAATGTCTTTGGTAGATTCCTCACTGGTCAAGtcactgctgctggaaagatTCCTCCATGCAAGGTTTTGGTTATCGGTGCTGGCGTTGCTGGCCTGAGTGCTATCGCTACTGCTCGTCGTATGGGTGCCATTGTCCGTGGTTTCGATACTCGATCTGCTGCTCGCGAACAGGTTCAATCTCTTGGAGCTGAATTCATCGAAGTTGAACTCGAAGAGGATGGGTCTGGAGCTGGTGGATACGCCAAGGAAATGAGCAAGGAATTTATCGAAGCTGAAATGAAGCTGTTCAAagaccaagccaaggaagTCGACATTATCATCACCACTGCATTGATCCCTGGAAAGCCTGCCCCGAAACTGCTCAAGAACGATATCCTCGATGTTATGAAACCTGGAAGTGTCATTGTCGATCtggctgctgaagctggaggtAACTGTGAAGCTACAAAGAAGGGTGAACTAGCCGTCTACAACGATGTCAAGATTATTGGTATGCACACCCCTTATCATTGACGAAGGAGTACTGACATCTTAGGATACACTGATCTTCCCTCTCGTCTGCCAACTCAGTCCTCGACCCTCTactccaacaacatcaccaagtttCTGCTCTCCATGACCCCTGAACCCAACGCTTTCGGCATTGATCTATCAGATGAAGTCGTCCGAGGTGCAATCGTCACCCAGGAAGGAGATATTCTGCCCCCCGCTCCTCGCGCAGCacctccccctcctcccgTAAAGGCCGAGGCAACTGAAGCGACCCCTGAACCTGTAGCTCTGACTCCCTGGCAAAAGAAGACCCGTGAAGTTGCTGGTGTCACTGCTGGCATGGGTAGTATCTTGGCTCTGGGAAAATGGACCAGCCCACTTCTCATGTCCAACGCTTTCACCTTTGCTCTGGCTAGTCTTATTGGATATCGTGCTGTCTGGGGTGTTGCTCCTGCGCTTCACTCTCCTTTGATGAGTGTCACCAATGCTATTTCCGGTATGGTCGGTATTGGTGGTTTGTTCATCCTTGGTGGTGGATTTCTGCCCGAGACTATTCCTCAAGCTTTTGGTGCTCTCAGTGTTTTACTGGCTTTTGTCAATGTCGGTGGTGGTTTCGTGATCACCAAGCGTATGCTGGATATGTTCAAGCGTGAGTCATTTGATCTTTAACTCAACACAGCTAACAGGAATAGGACCTACGGACCCCCCTGAGTACCCCTGGCTCTATGCAATTCCTGCTGTTGTTTGCGGTGGTGGTTTTGTGGCTGCTGCATCAACTGGCGCTGCTGGTCTCGTTCAGGCCGGTTATCTCGTCAGCTCTGTTCTCTGCATTGGttccatctccagtctcgcTTCCCAAGCCACTGCTCGCATGGGTAATGCTCTCGGTATTCTCGGTGTCGGCACAGGTGTGTTGGCCAGTCTTCTCGCTGCTGGCTTTACCCCTGAAGTCCTCACTCAGTttggtggtcttgctgcACTCGGTACCATCGCTGGTATGCTCATAGGAAAGCGAATCACCCCCACTGACCTCCCCCAAACTGTCGCTGCCCTTCACTCCGTGGTTGGTCTGGCTGCCGTCTTGACTAGTATCGGTAgtgtcatggctgatgtCATGGACCCTTCCACTCTGCACCTCGTCACAGCTTACCTTGGAGTCGTCATCGGTGGCATCACGTTTACTGGATCTATAGTCGCGTTCCTCAAGCTCGCCGGCAGGATGACATCCAAGCCAAAGATTCTACCTGGACGTCATATCATCAACTCAGGATTACTCGCAAGCAACGCAGCCACCATGGGAGCCTTCATCACAATGGCCCCAGGGAACCCCTTGGTTGCAGCTGGAGCACTCGCTGGAAGCACTGTtttgagcttcatcaagggATACACTACCACATCTGCCATTGGAGGTGCTGACATGCCCGTCGTCATCACTGTTTTGAACGCATACAGTGGTTTCGCTCTTGTCGCAGAGGGTTTCATGCTTGAGAACCCCCTTCTCACCACTGTTGGAGCCCTGATCGGCGTATCTGGTTCAATTCTATCGTACATCATGTGCGTCGCCATGAACAGATCACTGACAAACGTTCTCTTTGGAGGTCTGGGCACGCCAACTGCTGTACAAGAGTTTAAACCTCAGGGAGAAGTCACTCAGACCTCTGTAGATGACCTTGCCGATGCACTTCTCAACTCTGAAAAGGTCATTCTCATTGTTGGTTACGGTATGGCCGTTGCCAAGGCCCAATACGCCATCTCAGACATTGTCAAGACTCTTCGATCCAAGGGTATCACTGTCCGTTTCGCCATTCACCCTGTCGCAGGTCGCATGCCTGGTCAGTGCAACGTTCTTCTCGCTGAAGCCAGTGTGCCATATGACATCGTCCTGGAAATGGACGAGATCAACGATGACTTCCCCGAGACTGACCTGGCTGTTGTCATTGGTGCCAACGATACCGTCAACCCTATTGCTCTGGAAAAGGGCAGCTCTATTGAGGGTATGCCTGTGCTGCATGCCTGGAAAGCCAAGCAGGTTGTCGTCATGAAGAGAGGCATGGCCAGTGGTTACGGTAAGTCATCCGCCCCGTATTCGAATACAGCTAACGAAAGCAGCTGATGTTCCAAACCCCATGTTTTACATGCCCAACGCAAAGATGCTGTTTGGAGACGCTAGAGTGACTTGTGAAGGTTAGTATCCCGTCCATCCTTCAAACTCCGCTGACCATTTAGCCATCAAATCTGCAATTGAAGCAAAGTCGTAGATCGTGATTTCTTATGTAGTTCGTATAAGAGAAGGATCTGAAAGACCATAGAGTGCACATTTTCTAGATCTTATACCATTTTTAGCTGTAGAACTAGCAGCTTCTGAATTCAATGCTTGGGTTTCTCGATTGAACCTCTACGCGAATTTATGTACACCTGACCACTCATCCTCATGCCCGGGGCGCCGCCACAGGCTCCCATGCCGagatcttggacttggaacTAAAACGGTCAGAACTTTGTCTCCTGCGGAAGGCGAAACATACGTGTTGTAAGTCTTGAAAGCGCCGCGGGTCTGGGTAAAGTTGGGGAGGGCGCGTGAGGGCTCAAAGGCTCGGACACCGGTTTGTAGTAGGGGGTCCTCGGTAGGAGGCTTGTCGACGCTGTAGCTGATCCAGGCGTGCCATCCAGGCTCAATGTGAGCGGCGTCGTAGTCGTGCTTGGCGTACTCGACCCAGCGTGTTCGGAGGGGGAGTTCCTCGTTGTTCTCGAAGAACTTGTTGCCGGCGCGATCGGTGCCAATCAGACGACCAGCCTTGGTGTCACCTGCGGATGTCAGCGGATGATTCGGTGGATAATCGAGGAAGCGTACCGATGTACTATTCGAGAGAAACAGGCGTCGTTAGCCAAGTTGAGGATCGTTCGGTCAGGTACATACCAGCATCTGGACAAAGTAGTCCTACTCAAGTTAGCATTGGCTCATTGACGGTTGACAGCAGACATGCCTTGATTCCAACCTTGCGCAGGTTGGACAATGTTCGTGAGATTGtcgacatgatggcggtTGAGCGACAATTGACCTCAGCGGGATGATTGTTGATAGCTCGTCGATGATGTGAGGTTTGAAGATTACCGCGGATCAACTTCGGCAGATTGAGAGTTCGTGACGGCATGGGTACGTACCACGAAGCCCAACCAGAAATTCTAGCGATCTACGGATACAAGCACCTTTAAGCAAGCTTTAATTGAGCTTAAGATTCGAGATGCTTACTCGGAGCTGTGCACGGTGCACTACGAGACTGCGTGCCTCAAGTTTCAAGCCCAGGGTTCCCAGTGCACGAGTCCAGACAAGACAGTATGCGATGCCGGCTGGAAACACTCAGGGCTCTGTGAATAATGCTGGAGCTTTAGCCCCTTTCGTCACTGAATTGGATCGATTGGCACCGAGTTTCGATGTTCGAGGGGAGCAGATTCAGATTATTCGTAGCCCAGCAGAGTTTTACGAAACGCTCAAGGTTGGACTACCATTGATACGAAAGCGACAGGGCTGATTGGTTTAGGATCGGATACGAAAAGCACAGCGACggatcttcttgtcgacGCTGTACATTGGAAAGTCAGAAAAGGAGCTCATTGAGACGCTGCAGGAGGCCTTGAGGGAAAACCCCGATGTGAAATTGAGTATTCTTACGGATGCGCTGCGAGGGACAAGGGAGGCGCCTAATCCGTCGAGTGCATCGTTGCTTGCACCCCTGGTCGAGGAGTTTGGAGCAGACCGTGTGGAAATTCGAATGTATCACACGCCGAATCTCACTGGATTGAGGAAACAGTATATGCCCAAGAGGATAAACGAGGGTTGGGGACTTCAGCATATGAAGCTTTAtggcgttgacgatgagatcatcatgtctgggTATGTCAAAAGGCTCGGGGTTGAAAGAAATACTGACTTTTCAGGGCAAACCTGTCGACTGACTACTTTACTAatcgtcaagatcgatacCATCTTTTTGCTTCAAAAGAAGTGACTGATCATTTCTGGAAGATCCATTCAGGGGTCACGTCTTTTAGCTTCTTGGTTCAACCCTCAACTGAACCAGCGGGTTTTACACTCTCATGGCCAGAGAACAATTCTGCCCCTTCACCACTAGAGAACCCCCAGTCTTTCGTCAAGAGTACTACATCGACACTCCAGACTCTATTGCATCCGACAACCAAGCCTGAGAATAAGATTTCTGATACCCGAGTCTACATGCTTGGACAAATGTCCCAGGTCATGAAACCCGACACCTCAACTGAACTCCCCGTTATTACACATATCCTCAAGACTCTCGCTCTGCCCGCATATCGCGAGTCTTCGTGGACCTTTACAGCAGGCTACTTTAACCCAGCTCCCTCTCTGACAAAACTCCTCCTCAATACTGCATCTACTTCCAACACCGTCATCACAGCTTCTCCTGAGGCAAACGGCTTCTACAAGTCGAAAGGTGTGTCGGGTCTCCTCCCCGATGCCTACACTCTCCTAGCCCGTCGTTTTGTCCATCGGGTACATCACCAAGGCCGTGATAACGACATCACACTAAAGGAATGGCGTTATGGTGTCGTT
This region includes:
- a CDS encoding NADH-ubiquinone oxidoreductase subunit is translated as MSTISRTLSNLRKVGIKDYFVQMLYIGDTKAGRLIGTDRAGNKFFENNEELPLRTRWVEYAKHDYDAAHIEPGWHAWISYSVDKPPTEDPLLQTGVRAFEPSRALPNFTQTRGAFKTYNTSKSKISAWEPVAAPRA
- a CDS encoding phosphatidylserine synthase, with translation MLTRSCARCTTRLRASSFKPRVPSARVQTRQYAMPAGNTQGSVNNAGALAPFVTELDRLAPSFDVRGEQIQIIRSPAEFYETLKDRIRKAQRRIFLSTLYIGKSEKELIETLQEALRENPDVKLSILTDALRGTREAPNPSSASLLAPLVEEFGADRVEIRMYHTPNLTGLRKQYMPKRINEGWGLQHMKLYGVDDEIIMSGANLSTDYFTNRQDRYHLFASKEVTDHFWKIHSGVTSFSFLVQPSTEPAGFTLSWPENNSAPSPLENPQSFVKSTTSTLQTLLHPTTKPENKISDTRVYMLGQMSQVMKPDTSTELPVITHILKTLALPAYRESSWTFTAGYFNPAPSLTKLLLNTASTSNTVITASPEANGFYKSKGVSGLLPDAYTLLARRFVHRVHHQGRDNDITLKEWRYGVVGQPGGWTYHAKGLWVTMPGDKNPAMSIIGSSNYTKRSYSHDLEAGALIVTRDEGLKGRLGEEQLWLQEHATKATRDDLARTERRVGLKVRVAMWIVSLVGGAL